GTTGAGATACTCCGGCATCTTTTCGCCGGATTTGAGGCGTACATAAGCCTTCTTCCAGTCAGGGCGGTAGCCGGCATAACGTCCACGGCGGCGTTCCTTCCCTTCAACGTTGGCGGTACGAACGGCAGAAACCTTCACTTTGAAAAGGGTCTCAACCGCCTGCTTCACCTCGGTCTTCGTAGCATTTTCCGCAACTTCAAACACCAGGGTATTCTGGGTCTCTTTCACGCCCATTCCCTTTTCCGTGATCAGGGGACGGCGAATAACGGTATACAGGGTCGGCATTACGCGACCTCCTTCTGCGAAGCGGTCTTACGCTTCGAAACATATTTCTTCAGCGTCTCCTGCAGGGCCTCGATGGCGTCCTTCGAGAAGACCGCGTGCTCATAGCGGAGCAGATCATAAGGATGGACCTCGGAGCTCAGGACCAGCTCCACACCCGCCAGATTGCGAGAACCGAGATACAGCTTCTCGTCCAGCTTCTTGCTCGTCTCAACCAGAAGGGTCGTCTTTCCCGCCTCCAGCTTGTTGAGAGCCTGGCGATAGATCTTCGTCTTTGCC
This portion of the Edaphobacter sp. 4G125 genome encodes:
- a CDS encoding 50S ribosomal protein L23 is translated as MPTLYTVIRRPLITEKGMGVKETQNTLVFEVAENATKTEVKQAVETLFKVKVSAVRTANVEGKERRRGRYAGYRPDWKKAYVRLKSGEKMPEYLNSL